One Polynucleobacter sp. MWH-Spelu-300-X4 genomic window carries:
- a CDS encoding MFS transporter, whose amino-acid sequence MNQQPKLFTKNLLLLILCQGLFLTNNVTFIAINGLVGLNISPVAWMATLPVMGYVVGGALSTSLVAKIQHRYGRKKSFQIGLLIASLSSLTCAYAAWTSNFWLLSVGTLIAGYYSANGQLYRFAAAELTHISLREKAISWVLAGGLLGAVVGPNLASWTRNIFTTPFLGAYLSLALAGLLGILIMQFIQFPDDNKKEVSPSSGRDLSEIMAQPVFMVAIIGAALGYGVMNLLMAATPLAMKVCGYPFSDTALVLEWHVIGMFAPGFFTGNLIKKFGPLKIMGVGVLLNLFCILIALSGTDLDQFLIALFLLGVGWNFLFTGSTTLAISAYKPEEKDKAQAAINFFVFSTMAVTAFSSGALVTTQGWWILNIGSLIPVALTGLSLLWLAKKKKLK is encoded by the coding sequence ATGAACCAACAACCTAAATTATTTACCAAGAATCTTTTATTACTGATTCTTTGCCAAGGTCTTTTCCTAACTAATAACGTTACATTTATTGCTATTAATGGCTTAGTCGGTTTAAACATTAGCCCAGTTGCATGGATGGCAACGCTACCCGTGATGGGTTATGTGGTTGGCGGCGCTCTTTCCACATCTTTGGTAGCCAAAATACAACATCGTTATGGCCGAAAAAAATCTTTCCAAATCGGCTTATTAATTGCATCGCTATCATCACTCACTTGCGCTTACGCAGCGTGGACGAGTAATTTTTGGTTGCTGTCAGTAGGGACTTTAATAGCAGGCTATTACAGTGCCAATGGGCAGCTCTATCGATTCGCAGCAGCAGAGCTAACCCATATCAGTCTCAGAGAAAAAGCAATTTCATGGGTTTTAGCAGGCGGTTTACTAGGCGCAGTCGTAGGTCCCAACCTCGCCTCTTGGACTCGAAATATTTTTACAACACCGTTTCTTGGGGCCTATTTATCACTAGCTCTAGCAGGCCTATTAGGCATCCTCATCATGCAATTTATTCAGTTTCCTGATGACAACAAAAAGGAAGTTAGTCCATCAAGTGGTCGTGATTTATCAGAAATCATGGCTCAGCCTGTTTTCATGGTGGCTATCATTGGCGCGGCGCTAGGCTATGGTGTCATGAATTTATTGATGGCGGCCACACCTCTAGCGATGAAAGTCTGTGGCTACCCATTTTCAGATACGGCTCTCGTACTTGAATGGCATGTGATTGGCATGTTTGCACCAGGATTCTTTACAGGCAATCTGATTAAAAAGTTTGGGCCACTCAAAATTATGGGCGTAGGTGTATTGCTCAATCTCTTCTGTATTCTTATTGCACTTTCCGGCACCGATTTAGATCAATTTTTAATCGCTTTATTTTTGCTAGGAGTCGGTTGGAACTTTTTATTTACCGGCTCAACCACACTAGCGATTTCAGCTTACAAACCAGAAGAAAAAGATAAAGCTCAAGCAGCGATTAATTTTTTCGTGTTTAGCACCATGGCCGTTACAGCTTTTAGCTCAGGCGCTCTAGTAACCACACAAGGCTGGTGGATTTTAAATATCGGCTCCCTCATCCCTGTTGCATTAACTGGGTTAAGTCTTCTTTGGCTAGCAAAAAAGAAAAAGCTTAAATAG
- a CDS encoding xanthine dehydrogenase family protein molybdopterin-binding subunit yields the protein MDRRSFIKSSAALSSGLFVSFSYADNKTVASGNAIVNPWLQISPDNSATVFVARSEMGQDVYTSMTMLIAEELDYPIGKIKVIMAPNNPALYGNAMLGGAQITGGSSAMREAWDKLRMVGATAREMLIAAAAEKWKVPAASVTASNGMLTSGSHRATYGELAADAAKQQHSGKPTLKSAKQYKFIGKKVPRLDTKAKVNGTAVYGVDVREPNMLAASLAMCPVIGGKVKSFDASVAKTVKGIESIVEVPDGVAVLAKDYYTAKKARDLLKIEWDFGPSRAVKDIAQVEEGLRQAAQKTGAIVNKAGNVDNPLDGAVKKVSAEYMLPFLAHATLEPVNCSASIANGECHVWGPIQFQQGASAVAAAASGLPESKVFIHTTFIGGGYGRKLELDFISQAVSIAKASGKPVRMIWAREDDMTHDFYRPISYHQVSGGLDASGKLVGLSTKMISPSVTARAFPGFVVNGNDPFMSEGSGNITYGVPNLRIENVIHDTGIRVGYWRAVSNNLNAFAIESFMDELAQSAGKDAVEFRMGLLGKHPRAQKVLSTAAQKAGWGKKRTDGRSLGIAQMECYDAYVALVAEVSVKDNVPTVHKLTCVVDCGIAVRPDQVRAQLESAILLGFSSAMKNKITFKDGATEQRNFDSYPMLRMSEAPTVDITIIEGGDKPSGMGEVGVPLVAPAIANAITRATGKRPRSMPFLA from the coding sequence ATGGATCGTCGTTCATTTATCAAATCTAGCGCAGCACTAAGCTCTGGCTTATTTGTTAGCTTCTCTTATGCCGATAACAAAACCGTAGCTTCTGGTAACGCTATCGTTAATCCTTGGTTACAAATCAGCCCTGATAACTCAGCGACTGTATTTGTGGCCAGATCTGAAATGGGTCAAGACGTTTATACGTCGATGACCATGCTGATTGCCGAAGAACTAGACTACCCTATCGGGAAAATCAAAGTAATCATGGCTCCCAATAATCCTGCCTTATATGGCAACGCCATGTTAGGTGGTGCGCAGATTACCGGCGGATCATCAGCCATGCGCGAAGCTTGGGACAAACTACGTATGGTCGGTGCTACCGCACGTGAAATGTTAATTGCCGCCGCAGCAGAAAAATGGAAAGTACCGGCAGCATCTGTGACAGCCTCCAATGGCATGTTGACATCAGGCAGTCACCGCGCCACTTATGGTGAATTAGCTGCTGATGCGGCTAAACAGCAACACTCTGGCAAACCAACCCTTAAATCAGCCAAACAATATAAGTTCATTGGTAAAAAAGTACCTCGCTTAGATACCAAAGCAAAAGTGAATGGCACAGCGGTTTATGGCGTTGACGTACGCGAACCTAATATGTTGGCAGCCTCTTTAGCGATGTGTCCAGTAATCGGCGGCAAAGTAAAAAGCTTTGATGCTTCAGTCGCCAAAACTGTGAAAGGTATTGAATCTATCGTTGAAGTGCCTGATGGTGTGGCCGTATTAGCAAAAGACTATTACACCGCCAAGAAAGCACGCGACTTATTAAAGATTGAATGGGACTTCGGACCAAGCCGCGCAGTTAAAGACATTGCTCAAGTTGAAGAGGGTTTACGACAAGCCGCTCAAAAAACAGGTGCCATTGTTAACAAGGCTGGTAATGTTGATAACCCACTCGATGGCGCAGTTAAAAAGGTTAGCGCTGAATATATGCTGCCATTTTTAGCACATGCCACATTAGAGCCAGTGAACTGTTCTGCAAGCATTGCTAATGGTGAGTGCCATGTTTGGGGCCCGATCCAGTTCCAACAAGGGGCTTCGGCAGTTGCGGCAGCGGCCTCAGGATTGCCTGAGTCCAAAGTCTTTATTCATACAACTTTCATTGGTGGTGGCTATGGTCGCAAGCTAGAGCTAGACTTTATTAGCCAAGCGGTATCCATTGCGAAAGCATCTGGCAAGCCGGTACGCATGATCTGGGCTAGAGAAGATGATATGACGCATGACTTCTACCGCCCTATTAGCTACCATCAAGTATCCGGTGGCTTGGACGCTTCGGGCAAGCTAGTTGGTTTATCCACAAAAATGATATCGCCATCTGTAACAGCCCGCGCTTTCCCAGGTTTTGTGGTGAATGGCAACGACCCGTTCATGAGCGAAGGTTCAGGCAACATTACTTATGGCGTTCCTAACCTACGCATTGAGAACGTCATCCATGACACAGGTATCCGCGTTGGATACTGGCGAGCAGTTAGTAACAACCTTAACGCTTTTGCGATTGAAAGCTTTATGGATGAACTTGCTCAATCAGCTGGCAAAGATGCCGTTGAATTTAGAATGGGCTTATTAGGCAAGCATCCACGCGCACAAAAAGTTTTGAGTACTGCTGCGCAAAAAGCCGGCTGGGGTAAAAAGCGCACAGACGGCAGAAGCTTAGGTATCGCGCAAATGGAATGTTATGACGCCTATGTCGCTTTGGTTGCTGAAGTCTCAGTAAAAGACAATGTGCCAACTGTTCATAAATTAACTTGTGTGGTGGACTGTGGCATCGCTGTTCGTCCAGATCAAGTACGAGCTCAACTAGAAAGCGCCATTTTGTTAGGTTTCTCATCAGCAATGAAGAATAAGATTACCTTCAAAGATGGTGCGACCGAACAACGCAACTTTGACTCTTACCCAATGTTACGTATGTCAGAAGCACCTACAGTTGATATCACCATCATCGAAGGTGGCGACAAGCCATCAGGTATGGGTGAAGTAGGTGTGCCACTTGTGGCGCCGGCGATTGCAAATGCTATTACACGCGCCACAGGCAAGAGACCCCGCTCTATGCCATTTTTGGCATAA
- a CDS encoding winged helix-turn-helix domain-containing protein: MAIRSSFRLRIYVDDVPAIGPGKVALLEAIVDTGSIRAAALSLEMSYNRAWLLINEMNTYFKKPVVIGASGGAKGGGAMVTDMGRDLIREYRLLEKEVLAASSSRVKSLKAMLKK, translated from the coding sequence ATGGCCATTCGCTCTTCCTTCCGTTTAAGAATCTATGTGGATGATGTGCCAGCGATTGGCCCTGGGAAGGTGGCTTTATTAGAGGCTATTGTTGATACGGGAAGTATTCGGGCAGCAGCCTTAAGCTTGGAGATGTCTTATAACCGTGCTTGGTTGCTTATTAACGAGATGAATACGTATTTTAAAAAGCCTGTAGTGATTGGGGCTTCTGGTGGCGCTAAAGGTGGCGGCGCCATGGTTACAGATATGGGGCGTGATCTGATTCGTGAGTATCGTTTATTGGAAAAAGAGGTGTTAGCTGCCAGCTCAAGTAGGGTTAAATCCCTAAAAGCTATGTTAAAAAAGTGA
- a CDS encoding NTP transferase domain-containing protein: MMNIQALLLCAGQGSRFDQTGRTSKLLAELPSKKIVLGLALDSILPTFPRPLAIVRPEQAEVKQFLTNRGIELIEDANAKMGMGYSIAAGVRHSEQADGWLICLGDMPYVQAETIAQISATAIKHPDAIVAPFYQGQRGHPVFIPKSFKQDLLSLQKDEGPRHLMMGGPLIQVDTMDTGIYRDIDLPSDLT, translated from the coding sequence ATGATGAATATTCAAGCTCTTTTATTGTGTGCTGGTCAGGGTAGCCGTTTTGATCAGACTGGCCGTACCTCTAAATTATTAGCTGAACTGCCTTCTAAAAAAATCGTATTAGGTTTGGCACTGGATTCTATTTTGCCAACTTTCCCACGCCCCCTTGCGATTGTTCGGCCTGAACAAGCTGAGGTAAAGCAGTTTTTGACTAATCGAGGAATTGAGTTAATCGAGGACGCTAATGCCAAGATGGGTATGGGGTATAGCATTGCCGCAGGTGTTCGCCATAGTGAGCAAGCCGATGGCTGGTTAATTTGTTTGGGTGATATGCCTTATGTGCAGGCAGAAACGATTGCTCAAATTTCAGCAACCGCAATAAAACATCCTGATGCTATTGTGGCGCCTTTTTACCAAGGGCAAAGAGGGCATCCTGTGTTTATCCCTAAGTCTTTTAAGCAAGATTTGTTGAGCTTGCAGAAAGATGAAGGACCACGTCATCTAATGATGGGTGGCCCTTTGATTCAAGTAGATACTATGGATACTGGTATCTATCGAGACATTGATTTGCCATCGGATTTAACTTGA
- a CDS encoding substrate-binding domain-containing protein has product MSAGIKLHGISSMATKALLGDLVKAYQSLEPVELAIESVGGVVAADRVKAKEPFDLVMLASGALDKLIAEGFVKNKVVLAYSDVAVAIHEEGESYDISTEVALRETLLKVDTIGYSTGPSGDGLLKLFQRWDLADVLQKKLIQAPAGRSVGTLVADRTVQIGFQQYSELYKVPGIKVLGLMPKGCEIITTFCAGLSNTTSQAEASAKFLRYLETADLAEIKHQNGLR; this is encoded by the coding sequence GTGAGCGCAGGCATCAAATTACATGGGATTTCATCGATGGCGACTAAAGCGCTTTTGGGCGACCTAGTGAAGGCTTATCAGAGTCTTGAGCCAGTAGAGCTCGCTATTGAGTCTGTTGGTGGTGTCGTTGCAGCGGACCGAGTTAAGGCTAAAGAGCCTTTCGATTTGGTGATGTTAGCTTCTGGCGCTTTAGATAAGCTTATTGCTGAAGGTTTCGTGAAAAACAAAGTGGTTTTAGCTTATTCAGATGTGGCAGTTGCGATTCATGAAGAAGGTGAGAGCTATGACATTAGCACTGAGGTGGCATTGCGTGAGACCTTATTGAAGGTGGATACGATTGGTTATTCAACTGGGCCAAGTGGTGATGGATTATTGAAGTTGTTTCAACGTTGGGATTTGGCCGATGTTTTGCAAAAGAAATTAATCCAAGCTCCCGCAGGGCGCTCAGTAGGTACCTTGGTGGCTGACCGTACGGTTCAAATTGGTTTTCAGCAATATAGCGAGTTATATAAAGTGCCTGGTATCAAGGTCTTGGGTTTGATGCCAAAAGGTTGTGAAATCATTACGACATTCTGCGCTGGTTTGAGCAATACAACATCTCAAGCCGAAGCGAGCGCAAAGTTTCTTCGCTATTTGGAAACTGCAGACCTTGCTGAAATTAAGCATCAAAACGGCCTACGATGA
- a CDS encoding ATP-binding cassette domain-containing protein, whose translation MSMLWQVRLKKHYQNELQSFDLDIQIQSAAKNLVLFGPSGAGKTQVLKMLAGLVKPESGFIKMGDETLFDSNLNIDRPPQQRSLAYVFQDYALFPHLTVRQNIAFSANKTWLNKGKQFTSADIDEWMVKFQLTHLANQYPHQLSGGQSQRVALARALVSKPKGLLLDEPFTALDQELRRTLRQELHALLQQLSIPMILISHDQEDVDLFGEEVIYIKNGKTI comes from the coding sequence ATGAGCATGCTTTGGCAGGTCCGCCTAAAAAAACATTATCAAAATGAATTGCAGTCATTTGATTTAGATATTCAAATACAAAGCGCTGCTAAAAATTTAGTTCTATTTGGCCCCTCTGGTGCGGGTAAGACGCAAGTTTTAAAAATGCTTGCAGGTCTAGTAAAACCTGAGAGTGGTTTTATTAAGATGGGCGATGAAACTTTATTTGATTCTAATTTAAACATTGATAGGCCGCCTCAACAGCGATCGTTAGCCTATGTTTTTCAAGATTACGCTTTATTTCCACATTTAACTGTTCGTCAAAATATCGCTTTTTCTGCAAATAAAACTTGGTTAAATAAAGGTAAGCAATTTACCAGTGCAGATATTGATGAGTGGATGGTTAAGTTTCAATTAACACATTTAGCGAATCAGTATCCTCATCAGTTATCTGGTGGTCAAAGTCAACGAGTGGCTTTAGCGAGAGCTTTGGTTTCTAAACCCAAAGGATTGCTGTTAGACGAGCCGTTTACGGCTTTGGATCAAGAATTACGTCGCACGCTTCGTCAAGAATTACATGCCTTGTTGCAGCAATTGTCGATTCCGATGATATTGATCAGCCATGACCAAGAGGATGTGGACCTCTTTGGGGAAGAGGTGATCTATATTAAAAATGGAAAAACTATTTAA
- a CDS encoding amidohydrolase yields the protein MSIFDEPKIDTHCHLLDPDHFPYAPDVSYKPAGQEIGGGTYFSHVMNTYGVHHALLVGPNSGYNLDNRCLLDAIEQSHGKFKGIIVVKNDISKEELAKYKSQGVVGVAMNVALNGVDYYANTRALLGHLADLDMFIQYQVEHDQLNQFVPMVLNAGVRVLVDHCGRPTVAEGISQAGFQAMLKLAKEGFAHVKLSGFYKFSQKGYPFLDTDEYQNVILDVCGLGQCIWASDWPYLKAPYRLDYGPMLKLVEQRFTLEERKVLFWDTPKKLFGF from the coding sequence ATGAGTATTTTTGATGAACCTAAAATCGATACGCATTGCCATTTGCTGGACCCTGACCATTTTCCTTACGCCCCTGATGTCTCTTATAAACCAGCTGGTCAAGAAATAGGTGGTGGAACTTATTTTTCTCACGTGATGAATACCTATGGAGTTCATCATGCTCTATTGGTGGGCCCCAATTCTGGTTATAACTTAGATAACCGTTGTCTGTTAGATGCGATTGAACAGAGCCATGGAAAATTTAAGGGCATCATTGTTGTTAAAAATGACATATCCAAGGAAGAGTTGGCTAAGTACAAGTCGCAAGGAGTTGTTGGCGTTGCAATGAATGTTGCTTTAAATGGTGTGGACTATTACGCGAACACTCGAGCATTACTGGGGCATCTTGCTGATTTGGATATGTTTATTCAATATCAGGTCGAGCATGATCAGTTAAATCAGTTTGTGCCGATGGTTTTAAATGCGGGGGTACGGGTGTTGGTGGACCATTGTGGTCGCCCAACCGTTGCAGAAGGCATCTCTCAAGCAGGTTTTCAGGCAATGCTGAAGTTGGCGAAAGAGGGTTTTGCTCACGTGAAGTTATCTGGTTTTTATAAGTTTTCCCAAAAAGGCTACCCTTTCTTAGATACGGATGAGTATCAGAATGTTATTTTGGATGTGTGTGGTTTGGGGCAATGTATTTGGGCTTCGGACTGGCCTTATTTGAAAGCACCTTACCGCTTGGATTATGGCCCTATGTTGAAATTGGTCGAGCAGAGATTTACCTTAGAGGAGAGAAAAGTCTTGTTTTGGGATACGCCTAAAAAGTTATTTGGCTTCTAG
- a CDS encoding group III truncated hemoglobin, with the protein MTLIKPHDRISLAQQIGHTNVFVVVDEFYDLIQHHPTLAQPFGSVENWADHKKRIAEFWWTALGGTPTESYKYNPIAKHLAAGFNHALLQDWKALFKQVLDKHITADLALQWFDRVELIGSNLERMNDQLLKENAK; encoded by the coding sequence ATGACACTCATCAAACCTCACGACAGAATTTCGCTTGCGCAACAAATTGGCCATACAAATGTTTTTGTAGTTGTTGATGAGTTTTATGACTTAATCCAACATCACCCCACCCTTGCACAACCATTTGGCTCTGTTGAAAATTGGGCTGACCATAAGAAGAGAATTGCTGAATTCTGGTGGACTGCTTTAGGTGGCACACCTACGGAATCTTACAAATACAACCCTATTGCAAAACACTTGGCTGCAGGGTTTAACCACGCTCTTTTGCAAGATTGGAAAGCTTTGTTTAAACAAGTATTAGACAAGCATATAACAGCCGACCTAGCACTTCAATGGTTTGATCGCGTAGAGCTCATTGGTAGTAATTTAGAACGCATGAACGATCAACTGTTAAAAGAAAATGCTAAGTGA
- a CDS encoding (2Fe-2S)-binding protein: MNLTVNGKSVTFDGDDNTPILWFLRDHINITTPKFGCGAGLCGACTVHLDGEPIRSCSTPVSAAVGRKITTLEGLPEKISQPIKAAWEAEEVPQCGYCQCGQMMSAAALLSKNKNPSDADITSAMDGNICRCGTYSRIRKAIVRAAKSIS; encoded by the coding sequence ATGAACTTAACTGTAAATGGTAAGTCTGTTACTTTTGATGGTGACGACAACACACCGATTCTTTGGTTTTTAAGAGACCACATTAATATCACCACACCCAAATTTGGTTGTGGTGCAGGCTTATGCGGCGCCTGTACCGTACATCTAGATGGCGAACCTATTCGCTCATGCTCCACACCTGTATCAGCAGCAGTTGGTAGAAAAATTACAACCTTAGAAGGTCTTCCAGAGAAAATTTCTCAGCCCATTAAAGCAGCTTGGGAAGCAGAAGAAGTTCCTCAATGCGGCTACTGCCAATGCGGTCAAATGATGTCGGCAGCAGCTCTTCTTTCTAAAAACAAAAATCCTAGCGACGCTGACATCACCAGCGCTATGGACGGAAATATTTGCCGTTGCGGTACTTACTCACGCATCCGCAAAGCGATTGTCCGCGCCGCTAAGTCTATTTCTTAA
- the modB gene encoding molybdate ABC transporter permease subunit, which translates to MHEAWIALRLTLKIAGFATLINLVLGIALAYLFSRKNFWGKEVLDAILTLPMVMPPTVLGYYLLVVLGQQGVIGQFLKEYFGIHLIFTWQGAVIAASIVSFPLIFKGARAAFESLEPQYEQAAKVLNVSNTAIFFRVTLPLAWRGILAGALLSFARAAGEFGATLMVAGSIQGKTQTLSIAVYEAVQAGQDDTANFLVLLTSVVCMSVLLVSGRLMPGRLARQG; encoded by the coding sequence ATGCATGAAGCCTGGATTGCGTTACGTTTAACTTTGAAAATAGCGGGTTTTGCTACTCTCATTAACTTGGTTTTAGGAATAGCTCTCGCATATCTTTTTTCGCGTAAAAACTTTTGGGGTAAAGAGGTATTAGATGCAATACTCACTTTGCCCATGGTCATGCCCCCAACCGTATTGGGTTATTACTTGTTAGTTGTCCTTGGGCAGCAAGGAGTTATTGGGCAATTTTTAAAGGAATACTTTGGTATTCATTTGATATTTACTTGGCAAGGTGCGGTGATTGCGGCGTCCATTGTTTCTTTTCCTTTGATATTCAAAGGAGCACGAGCCGCTTTTGAATCATTGGAGCCTCAGTATGAGCAGGCGGCAAAAGTTCTTAATGTGAGTAATACGGCAATCTTTTTTAGAGTCACATTGCCGCTTGCCTGGCGTGGTATCTTGGCTGGCGCATTACTTTCATTTGCTCGGGCTGCTGGAGAATTTGGCGCCACCTTAATGGTGGCCGGGAGTATTCAAGGAAAAACGCAAACTTTATCTATTGCTGTGTATGAGGCGGTTCAGGCAGGGCAAGATGACACTGCCAATTTCCTTGTGTTGTTGACTTCGGTAGTCTGTATGAGTGTGTTATTAGTATCAGGCCGGCTTATGCCTGGACGCTTGGCGAGGCAGGGGTGA
- the modA gene encoding molybdate ABC transporter substrate-binding protein, with the protein MIKVVVFFLGSLLSLSQTFAANPVVITVSAASSLTNAFKEMGLAFESQNNNIKIQFNFAASGHLLQQIIKGAPVDVFASADQETMDRAEQLGFIEKKQRKHFASNTLVLIVPKGSKQVPARLNDLTTSKYQRIAMGLPASVPVGRYTQSALEKIGLWQVLESKMIGSQNVRQALDYVARGEVDAGFVYATDVAVSDKVRIAITVPTDKKILYPIAPVLAEIHGDHHEQSMAAQKFITFVNSQAGQAILAKHGFGKP; encoded by the coding sequence ATGATTAAAGTCGTGGTTTTCTTCTTGGGGTCTTTGTTGAGCCTGTCGCAGACTTTTGCAGCTAACCCTGTTGTCATAACTGTTTCGGCAGCTTCTAGCTTAACTAATGCCTTTAAAGAAATGGGGCTTGCTTTTGAGTCTCAAAACAACAATATAAAAATTCAATTTAATTTCGCCGCATCAGGACATCTATTGCAGCAGATTATCAAAGGTGCACCGGTCGATGTCTTCGCCAGTGCTGATCAAGAAACCATGGATAGGGCTGAGCAACTAGGCTTTATTGAAAAAAAACAAAGAAAGCATTTTGCATCAAATACCTTGGTGTTAATTGTTCCTAAGGGCTCTAAACAAGTACCTGCTAGATTGAACGATTTAACAACAAGTAAGTATCAGCGGATTGCGATGGGCTTGCCCGCTAGTGTGCCTGTAGGGCGCTATACCCAATCGGCGTTGGAAAAAATTGGTCTTTGGCAGGTTTTGGAGTCAAAGATGATTGGCTCTCAGAATGTGAGGCAAGCATTGGATTATGTTGCTAGGGGAGAAGTGGATGCGGGCTTTGTTTATGCTACGGATGTGGCTGTAAGCGATAAAGTACGTATAGCAATAACGGTTCCAACTGATAAAAAAATTCTTTATCCGATAGCGCCTGTTTTAGCAGAGATTCATGGTGATCATCATGAACAGTCTATGGCCGCACAGAAATTCATAACCTTTGTTAATTCTCAAGCTGGGCAGGCCATTCTGGCTAAGCACGGATTTGGAAAGCCTTGA
- a CDS encoding XdhC family protein, translated as MDSLDLEVLKRANNWVQQGKKVYLATVARTFGSAPRPVGSLMTINVDDGLILGSVSGGCIEDDINRRVQAGEWANITKAISLSYGGDKETNQRFQLPCGGKLIITLEPIHPYNWVTEVIERVSKGEVLTRTLKLQDGSHSIQVARNSDTPSFDGFELKTVFGPRYRLLIIGAGQISQALAEFALRADYAVTVCDPRDEYAHTWQVSGAPVTQTMPDDTVIDMQADCHTAIVALTHDPKLDDLALMEALKSPAFYVGALGSRVSQIKRKERLQLFDVTSSEVARLRGPVGLSIGAETPAEIAISIMAEMTLFKRQATLHHDLTWDISEHALANSQACSLNNSSNS; from the coding sequence TTGGATAGTTTAGATTTAGAAGTCCTAAAACGGGCAAATAATTGGGTGCAGCAAGGTAAAAAAGTTTACTTAGCCACAGTGGCCAGAACTTTTGGCTCAGCCCCTAGACCCGTAGGCTCACTGATGACTATCAATGTCGATGATGGTCTTATCTTAGGCTCAGTTTCTGGTGGATGTATCGAGGATGACATCAATAGACGCGTTCAAGCTGGTGAATGGGCAAATATTACTAAAGCTATATCACTATCTTACGGTGGTGATAAAGAAACCAACCAACGATTCCAATTACCTTGCGGCGGAAAACTCATCATCACCCTAGAACCGATTCACCCATACAACTGGGTAACTGAGGTTATAGAAAGAGTATCAAAAGGTGAAGTCCTCACTAGAACACTAAAACTTCAAGATGGTAGCCACTCTATTCAAGTGGCTCGAAATTCAGATACCCCTAGTTTTGATGGTTTTGAATTAAAAACTGTTTTTGGCCCTAGATACCGATTACTCATTATTGGCGCCGGTCAAATATCTCAAGCATTAGCCGAGTTCGCTTTACGCGCAGACTATGCCGTGACTGTTTGCGACCCTCGGGATGAATATGCTCATACATGGCAAGTCTCAGGTGCCCCTGTTACTCAAACCATGCCTGATGACACTGTCATCGACATGCAAGCAGACTGTCACACAGCCATCGTAGCATTAACCCATGACCCTAAATTAGATGATTTAGCCTTAATGGAAGCCTTGAAATCACCCGCTTTTTATGTCGGTGCCTTAGGCTCAAGAGTCTCTCAAATCAAGAGAAAAGAGCGTCTGCAATTATTCGATGTCACCTCCTCTGAAGTGGCACGTTTAAGAGGTCCCGTTGGCTTATCTATTGGTGCTGAAACACCTGCAGAAATCGCGATCTCGATTATGGCTGAAATGACTTTATTCAAACGTCAAGCAACACTCCATCACGACTTAACGTGGGATATCTCTGAGCATGCTTTAGCTAATAGCCAAGCATGCTCACTTAATAACTCTAGCAATTCTTAA